The segment TCAGGTGTGATGAATCTGACAGTTGGCAGTGTATTTTGTTGATCCAATCTGAGTGCCAATTGTGCCTCAAAGAGAGAACGAGGTTCTACCATCTGATCAGGCAATTGATGCAATCCCTCATGGAGAAAGTTGACAGTCATGTTGGACTGAAACCCTACGAAGTAAGGTTCTGCATAGGTGTTTCCATTTCGGATATCCACACTCCAAAAATCATAAGTCAAGGTCTTGGATGACTGGTGACGAAAATTCCAAAAAGTCAGACCTCTTCCATGATGAGGATAGCTTTCGTATGGCCCCCCATTCTGATTAAAAACTCCTCCTAGCACATCATCAACCAAGGTAGCGTATGGTTGTCCACTGTGACTGTCAAAAGACTGATCTTGTGACATACTGCATCGTAGATATACAGTATTCACTCCTGAATAACCTGTACCTGGCCCGTGATGCGTATCTGCCTGATCCTCGCAGTCTTTGACCAACAGTCCGTACCCTCTGCGTGTCAAGAATGAAGCATGTCCTTGTTTGCCAGAGATGACCACATCCTGGATGGTTACGCCAATAGATTGTCGCACGTCGATGACCTGATTCCAACTGCGAAACTCACAATCTCTGACCCAGCTATTCTTTACATTTTCGAACTGTATGGCATTCCAAGCATAGTCATGGATGTCGTTTTTGTGGTGGACAAAGTCTTCAGGGTAATTTTCCCAATCGCTGGTAAAAAGGATGTCTTCCACACCTATTTCGCTGATGACATTGTGCCTGCTGACCTGATAGCGAATGTCAAGAAGAGGTAAATCTGTCTGAATTGGATTGACGAAAGTGAGGCGATTGCCGCTGATCTCTTTGATGACGTGGAGCTCATACAAACTCATACCTCCTCCTGATCCAAAGAGTCTATACCAATTTTCGGACAACTCTAGATCACCAAAATGCGCTCTGGCAAATGCCTCACTCTGATGGCTGAGCAAGACATCTTGTCCTACCTCAAAGACGCTCCCGTCTTGGACGATGATGTCATAATCACCCCTATCTGCAGAAGCCGTCATGTAACTACTAGCGGGAACAATCGAACCCGCAGGTGTAAACTCAAACTGCCAATGGCCGTTGAGCACGCGCATTTCTTTCATAAAAATCTCTGTTCCCCCATCTCCAGCACCACTGCCTTTGAGGACGACACTGTCTCTTGTGATGGAGATTTTATTACCCGTATTGTTGTCGCTGCTGACGATAAATTTGCCGGATGGAAAGAAAACCACCGCTGGTCCATCATGAAGCTGTGCTGCGTCGATGGTTGACTGAATCGCATCATCATCAAAAAGCTCATCGTCGGCGATGGCACCATAATCTGTGACATCAAAATAAGTCCAAGTCGCTACCGACGGAATCTCCAACTCGGAGAAGTGGTAACCTGCAAAAGAGTAATCCGTCAATTCTGGCGTGACTCCTGCGGCTTTGTCAGCTTGATAGTCTAGCCATATCTGTGGGGTTTGTGCTGCAGACCCCACAGATATACCTAACACCAAGAATAGTGTACCCAAGTATTTCATAATCGCTTTTTTAAATTTTTCTCTGATACATCGACATCAATCACAAGTTTTGGAATCAATGTCGATGGTATTATTTTGATTCTATATGATTGATGGCGGAAACTGCATTTCAGTCATATAGATTTCTAGTTTGCTTCAACTTTCACCCTCCAGTCGGGCAGGCTCTTACTTTTTGATCTCTAAAAATGATCCCTTGAAATTTTGATTCAACACGGTCATCTGCAAGATTGATGAGAGCTTGTCTGGTTTCACAATGATGGATGCCTTGCCATTGGCCATTTTGATGGATTCGCTACCTGTAGGTGTACCTTGATTGCGAAGCAATTCGCCACCCTTCATGCACTGAAAGTACACACGCTCCTCATAATCGAGACATCTACGTCCCTCCTTGTCTACAGCGGTTGCACTCACTAAGTAGTCTCCATTCTCTTGCAACACATAACTGAGCCTCAAGTCATCTGGCGTACCTGCTTGCTCAAAACTATAGCTAATCGTCATTGAATCTGACGACACTTCCTGATTGCCCTGATACCCTACTGCGTGGAGTTCGTTTTGTCCTGCGTCAAAAAGCACATCCCAGTTCAAGCCACAGGCTGGAAATTGCGTGATGTCTCTGGTTTTCATTCCCAAACTTTTGCCATTGTGAAACAGCTCTACTTTTTCATTGTTGCTGAATACACTGATGTTTCTTTTTGTTCCTTTGGGTCCTGATCTCTCCGTCCATGTATGTGACTCGATGTAGGAGAATGGCACTTTGGACCAATAGCTTTTGTAGACATAGTATGCATCTTTTGGCTTGCCTTCTCTATCGACAAGTCCCTTTTGGTTCATATAAGGGATGTCATTTTCTGGTCTCAATGGAGTGCCAAAATCTTTGAATGCCCACTGTGCGTTGCCCACAAATTGATCGTGGGTTTCGCTCACGCTCAAATACCAATCAAACAAATCCACAATGTAGTTTTCACTCCAATCACCCGCATTGGCAATGCTTTTGACTTCTATCTGATTGACTTCCTCCTCCCAATCATCTGGATTGACTAGACCGTCTCCATTGATGGGGTTCTCAGTATGACGCCCTACATGGCTCGATCCACCGTACTCCATGTGAAAGAAATGGTTATACTTTTCGATTGACTGATCTACCACGTTTTTGTAGTTTTTGTACGAACCAGAATACCAGCCCGACCAAATCGACGGACTGAAGACATCCACAATTTCTGCTCCTGGGTAATACTTTCTGATGGAAGTCTTGCGGCTTGGATCGAGTTGATGTGCAAGCGCATTCAGTTCTTTGAGGTAGCTATTGATGGACTCCTCATCATCTCCATTGTCAAAATCAGGCAACCAGTAAATCTCGTTACCCATTGACCATAAGATGATACTTGGGTGATTGTAGTTTTGGTCGATCATTTCCTTCAGGAGTCTGCTGGTATTGGCTTTCCATACCTCGTCGCCTACGCCTCCTCTGCACCACGGCAACTCGTCCCATAGCAGAATCCCTAGTTCGTCGCAAGCTCTGTACACCTCTGGATCCTGAGGATAATGCGCCAAGCGTATGAAATTGGCTCCCATTTCCTTGATCATTTCGATATCCCTTCTGTGTAGCTCATTGGGCATGGCAGCTCCA is part of the Reichenbachiella agarivorans genome and harbors:
- a CDS encoding DUF4955 domain-containing protein is translated as MKYLGTLFLVLGISVGSAAQTPQIWLDYQADKAAGVTPELTDYSFAGYHFSELEIPSVATWTYFDVTDYGAIADDELFDDDAIQSTIDAAQLHDGPAVVFFPSGKFIVSSDNNTGNKISITRDSVVLKGSGAGDGGTEIFMKEMRVLNGHWQFEFTPAGSIVPASSYMTASADRGDYDIIVQDGSVFEVGQDVLLSHQSEAFARAHFGDLELSENWYRLFGSGGGMSLYELHVIKEISGNRLTFVNPIQTDLPLLDIRYQVSRHNVISEIGVEDILFTSDWENYPEDFVHHKNDIHDYAWNAIQFENVKNSWVRDCEFRSWNQVIDVRQSIGVTIQDVVISGKQGHASFLTRRGYGLLVKDCEDQADTHHGPGTGYSGVNTVYLRCSMSQDQSFDSHSGQPYATLVDDVLGGVFNQNGGPYESYPHHGRGLTFWNFRHQSSKTLTYDFWSVDIRNGNTYAEPYFVGFQSNMTVNFLHEGLHQLPDQMVEPRSLFEAQLALRLDQQNTLPTVRFITPENGQELLIGADVPVQIEAADPDGTISKVQLYINDQLQREIDTAPYLWGEDELTDPLLFDMPAGKYRLKAIGTDNDGNTTTTTLDFTIGKAPKVEIGSPKNGAVVEAGVLLTATVSASDEDGTLAAVSLYLDDVLVRTITASPFVWGQDATVDPLLVLPSGEHVLKVIATDNDGLTAVDELTVIANASPALSFLSPTNQQVLDEGVDLIVEVSASDEDGTIVQVDLYMNGKLLRSDTRSPFKWGERSDADPALFGMKAGSYVFKAVAVDDLGSENSETISISIGSSEILSSDLVSDDVLVYPNPTKDVLTVQSNEPIQNVSLFDFSGKSTNLKWKNEEGNKMELSTAGLSQGIYFLRVDMKDSIEVFKIIKN
- a CDS encoding glycoside hydrolase family 2 protein, which gives rise to MIKNIGLLALCCIMVVSSAISQGRTELNINKDWTYLGVPIENLDDLEEQQDWQAIDLPHTWNNEDVVDLTPGYRRSVSWYRKNLMFDKINPNTRQFLYFEGVNITTEVYVNGQLAGEHVGGYVGFEIEITKQIHAGENEILIKVDNGYDRQVIPSQKSDFFIYGGITRDVWLRTLAQTYIEDINISTSKVSKTAATTSVSLDLNGRVSSKMTVLLQVKNPEGKVVFEESKKAQSSTKFSFKLSHPQLWGVETPNLYTVEASLMNNNVASDHRSDRYGIRWFEFKDHGPFYLNGERLLLRGTHRHEEHAGYGAAMPNELHRRDIEMIKEMGANFIRLAHYPQDPEVYRACDELGILLWDELPWCRGGVGDEVWKANTSRLLKEMIDQNYNHPSIILWSMGNEIYWLPDFDNGDDEESINSYLKELNALAHQLDPSRKTSIRKYYPGAEIVDVFSPSIWSGWYSGSYKNYKNVVDQSIEKYNHFFHMEYGGSSHVGRHTENPINGDGLVNPDDWEEEVNQIEVKSIANAGDWSENYIVDLFDWYLSVSETHDQFVGNAQWAFKDFGTPLRPENDIPYMNQKGLVDREGKPKDAYYVYKSYWSKVPFSYIESHTWTERSGPKGTKRNISVFSNNEKVELFHNGKSLGMKTRDITQFPACGLNWDVLFDAGQNELHAVGYQGNQEVSSDSMTISYSFEQAGTPDDLRLSYVLQENGDYLVSATAVDKEGRRCLDYEERVYFQCMKGGELLRNQGTPTGSESIKMANGKASIIVKPDKLSSILQMTVLNQNFKGSFLEIKK